The proteins below come from a single Prolixibacter sp. NT017 genomic window:
- a CDS encoding PilN domain-containing protein yields the protein MKLNLDRHILKRTSRVIGLGITFLTRDDWRFSAMELKRTKKEIEIVSQTESQRDWDAVKSYFKPDVPVVLHLDGVGILIRDTESEGQVSENGSSFQSDDSDFIVRRYAKGDGTGELVSIMRTELLQTVLDFCVKNGVNVVDLKFAPFPVAAIIPLLASVSSEVITGRWKLLLKDGKLHSFLANSDESRVTYSIEGELVSSSVIALLAACLQFLSGDMDDIPLLGRPREEYTYGYLLKKGGIVVLGVLLLFLTVNYFVWDNLRGRYAGLRMQVANNENYLTELSGLESKLKKKQFFVDKYIGNDVSTRFSFYADRLASTLPGSIRLTKMELQPLMQKPKEGKAILYQEKTISVEGTSRHMTAISQWIKKIRSENWVKEVELVSYSVDEKHHTGNFELEIKF from the coding sequence TTGAAGTTAAATCTTGACAGACATATATTAAAGAGGACGTCCCGGGTTATCGGGTTAGGCATTACGTTTCTCACCCGTGATGACTGGCGGTTTTCGGCAATGGAACTGAAGCGGACCAAAAAGGAGATCGAAATTGTTTCGCAAACCGAAAGTCAACGTGATTGGGATGCCGTTAAAAGCTATTTCAAACCGGATGTCCCGGTGGTGCTGCATCTCGATGGCGTCGGGATATTAATCAGGGATACTGAGTCCGAAGGCCAGGTTTCGGAGAATGGTAGCTCGTTTCAGTCAGATGATTCGGACTTTATCGTTCGTCGGTATGCAAAAGGAGATGGGACCGGAGAGTTGGTATCTATTATGCGAACGGAGCTCTTGCAGACGGTTCTCGATTTTTGCGTAAAAAATGGTGTCAATGTAGTCGATTTGAAATTTGCGCCGTTTCCTGTGGCAGCAATCATTCCGTTGCTGGCCTCTGTAAGCAGTGAGGTCATCACCGGACGTTGGAAGCTACTCCTGAAGGATGGAAAGCTTCATTCGTTCTTGGCCAACAGTGATGAGTCGCGTGTTACATATTCCATAGAAGGAGAGCTGGTATCCTCAAGCGTAATTGCTCTTTTGGCTGCTTGCCTGCAATTTTTGTCTGGTGATATGGATGATATCCCCTTGCTGGGTAGGCCACGGGAAGAGTACACTTACGGGTATTTGCTGAAAAAGGGAGGCATCGTTGTGTTGGGCGTGCTGCTGTTATTCCTGACCGTAAATTACTTTGTTTGGGACAATTTGCGCGGCCGGTATGCCGGATTAAGGATGCAGGTAGCCAACAATGAAAATTATCTCACCGAATTGTCCGGACTGGAATCGAAGTTGAAAAAGAAACAATTCTTTGTTGACAAATACATTGGCAACGATGTATCTACCCGGTTTTCATTTTATGCCGACAGGCTGGCATCGACACTGCCGGGATCGATTCGACTCACCAAAATGGAGCTTCAGCCGTTGATGCAAAAACCGAAAGAGGGGAAAGCTATTCTTTACCAGGAAAAGACCATTTCCGTGGAGGGAACCTCGAGACATATGACAGCGATTAGCCAGTGGATAAAAAAGATCCGCAGTGAAAACTGGGTGAAAGAGGTAGAACTGGTGTCGTATTCGGTAGACGAGAAGCACCATACGGGAAATTTTGAACTGGAAATTAAATTTTAA
- a CDS encoding toxin-antitoxin system YwqK family antitoxin has product MRNLAVVFFLVLWFTSCRSTSDVPEITHRKISVVSGNGTVEANILIERNKKAAKGDPAKMYAGYYLSGIHYTQGMVVGHPLDGLYQKFDGDNQLMISGKYKDGLKDGLWRKWDKAGKLTESSTYRKGILDGERRIYFHGQPASIEQYKKGELDGKQITFVSNDSVRVERYRNGEKIAKKHLFHRLFHSSKK; this is encoded by the coding sequence ATGAGAAATTTAGCGGTTGTTTTTTTTCTGGTTTTATGGTTCACGTCATGCCGGTCAACTTCCGATGTCCCGGAAATCACTCATCGGAAAATCAGTGTGGTATCGGGCAATGGTACGGTGGAAGCGAATATTCTGATTGAGCGAAATAAAAAAGCAGCAAAAGGAGATCCGGCCAAAATGTACGCTGGGTATTACCTGAGCGGAATTCACTATACACAGGGAATGGTCGTTGGGCATCCGCTGGACGGTTTATACCAGAAGTTTGATGGAGATAACCAGCTAATGATTTCCGGAAAATACAAAGATGGCTTGAAAGATGGTTTGTGGCGGAAATGGGATAAGGCAGGTAAGTTGACAGAATCTTCAACCTATCGGAAGGGAATACTGGATGGAGAGCGCCGGATTTATTTCCATGGACAGCCGGCAAGTATCGAGCAATATAAAAAAGGTGAACTGGATGGGAAACAAATCACATTTGTCAGTAACGACTCCGTCCGGGTGGAGCGGTACCGCAATGGAGAGAAGATAGCGAAAAAGCATTTGTTTCATCGACTGTTTCATTCCTCTAAAAAATGA
- a CDS encoding type II secretion system F family protein: MAIKLSSIESGKPVSKQGTRQANRQKGADISLLKQYFTTKGHLLKDRKKEEFYAEIFLLLQAGLDLKSAIELFSSQESNVRLKAVFTDIGNKLIKGSSFSDALEQTGQFSLYEYYSVKIGEESGKLPEVVRELGHYYERKIKLQKQVFGALSYPFIILITAVIVVIFMMNFIVPLFADAFKRFNSDLPAFTQSVIDISNGLRSYWWLILLVFISIGVTVFFIRQNKKVLRTLSSLVIHVPVVGPLLLKIYLARFCQFMSLMTSAKTPLITALDMVGKMVGFLPLEEILVSVRSQIYKGMLLNEALASYSLFDERMVALLKVGEETNNLDVIFRKLHSQYSEDIDHYTQLMSSLLEPLMIVFVGGLVALILVAMYLPMFKIGNTMIG; this comes from the coding sequence ATGGCGATTAAACTTTCCAGTATCGAATCAGGGAAGCCTGTTTCCAAACAAGGAACCCGTCAGGCCAACAGGCAAAAGGGAGCTGATATTTCGTTGCTAAAGCAATACTTCACAACGAAAGGACACTTGCTGAAAGACAGGAAGAAGGAGGAGTTTTATGCCGAGATATTTTTACTTCTCCAGGCGGGTCTGGATTTGAAGAGCGCCATTGAGTTGTTTTCCTCCCAGGAGAGCAATGTCAGGTTGAAAGCGGTATTTACCGATATCGGGAACAAGCTCATCAAAGGGAGTTCCTTCTCGGATGCCCTGGAACAAACCGGACAGTTTTCGCTGTATGAATATTATAGCGTGAAAATCGGGGAGGAGAGTGGGAAACTGCCGGAAGTGGTCAGGGAACTGGGACACTATTACGAGCGGAAAATCAAACTACAGAAACAGGTTTTCGGGGCGCTCTCGTACCCGTTCATTATCCTCATTACGGCGGTTATTGTGGTTATTTTCATGATGAACTTCATTGTCCCGTTGTTTGCCGATGCCTTCAAGCGCTTCAATTCAGACTTACCCGCCTTTACACAGTCGGTAATTGATATTTCGAACGGGTTGCGAAGCTACTGGTGGCTCATTCTTCTCGTATTCATTTCCATCGGCGTCACCGTTTTCTTTATCCGGCAAAACAAAAAGGTACTTCGAACCCTTAGCTCCCTGGTGATTCACGTGCCGGTTGTGGGCCCGTTGCTGTTAAAAATCTATCTGGCACGCTTTTGTCAGTTCATGTCGCTCATGACCTCGGCCAAAACGCCGTTAATCACGGCACTGGATATGGTGGGGAAGATGGTGGGATTTTTACCGTTGGAAGAAATTCTTGTTTCAGTCAGAAGCCAGATTTACAAGGGAATGTTGCTCAATGAAGCCCTGGCATCGTATTCGCTTTTCGATGAACGGATGGTGGCATTGCTTAAAGTGGGGGAAGAGACCAATAACCTGGATGTCATTTTCCGGAAGTTGCATAGTCAGTATTCCGAAGATATCGATCACTATACCCAGTTGATGAGTTCACTCCTGGAACCGTTGATGATTGTTTTTGTGGGAGGATTGGTGGCACTTATCCTGGTAGCGATGTACCTGCCTATGTTCAAAATCGGAAATACCATGATTGGGTAG
- a CDS encoding DNA-binding domain-containing protein: protein MENDVLNYALFENHLTSDPNDYMAVTTNAISLDQDALIDLMLTRGSTLTATDIMAVLKMEREVICEQAALGNSITTPVFNLSMSIKGVFNGLDDSYDPSRHSIKFNLSPGTELREVVGSVKTQKVRGEKVGPVIDQLVDAATGSVNDQLTSGGLATLRGSYLKYDAADPTQGIFFIAGDGTESRVEVISLNKPGELHFLAPALAAGDYHVEVRSIMKGHKELSSGRLDADIAVVGG from the coding sequence ATGGAAAACGATGTATTGAACTACGCATTGTTCGAGAACCATCTGACAAGCGATCCGAACGATTACATGGCCGTTACCACGAACGCCATCAGCCTCGACCAGGATGCATTGATCGATTTGATGCTGACACGGGGCTCTACCCTGACTGCCACCGATATTATGGCGGTACTGAAAATGGAACGGGAAGTGATTTGTGAACAGGCCGCCCTGGGCAACAGTATCACGACCCCTGTATTTAACCTGAGCATGAGCATTAAGGGTGTATTTAACGGTCTGGACGATTCGTATGACCCTTCGCGTCACAGTATTAAGTTTAACCTGAGCCCGGGAACGGAACTCCGCGAAGTGGTCGGCTCTGTGAAGACGCAAAAGGTTCGTGGCGAAAAGGTGGGTCCGGTTATCGACCAACTGGTGGATGCAGCTACGGGCAGTGTGAACGACCAGCTCACTTCGGGCGGATTGGCCACGTTGCGGGGCAGCTACCTCAAGTACGATGCAGCTGACCCTACGCAGGGCATCTTCTTTATTGCCGGAGATGGCACGGAGAGCCGTGTGGAGGTGATATCACTGAATAAACCCGGCGAGCTGCACTTTCTGGCCCCGGCCCTGGCAGCAGGCGATTATCATGTGGAAGTACGGTCGATAATGAAAGGCCATAAGGAGCTGTCATCCGGCCGGCTGGATGCTGATATCGCCGTGGTAGGAGGTTAA
- a CDS encoding BACON domain-containing protein, whose amino-acid sequence MKFKLTVLFLVVLFSCRFGYAQSLLTNPVIIPPSPSVASFQQLDFSQVNLYNGLPSVDIPVYEINQGDFKFPINLSYHYSGFKVEEVAGWLGLGWSINAGGMISHIVRGKPDDDPDYGYNWVRDYLGIPDPIGNPSAYSSFTSGISSDKNTLRMFADGLYDGLPDDYIISANNLTGSIIDLDNGNYVSNPYRHYLIYKSSNRWDITDEAGNKYIFGHITGDSDVNYGMERTSYEYSNSTSNIAESETYTSGWFLREIITNTGDVIQFNYTSETIAKLPGISETRFKLLDFAGSCPEMFYSVSETTFMPVTTWKLSSIDSRSCHISFYSNTARSDRITGSNSCSLDSIVIKDSQNKRVKKFSFDYDYLGNTGNNETCRLVLKRVTESGSDGQVLKPPYIFGYDESVTVPSYSSKSQDFWGFYNGKTNTTFTPSNIPNSSYNAYFQGYANRNPDANYSKLGLLTSVTLPTKGEISYTYEPNDYGYVKGEANPSVPVASGTITSTAAVPEGSTTLAVNKMITLADDQTVVVNFAISNNGYPLEEEGEVRISPVKSVFPPIFSVKQNNTSGVTELALSAGVYWLTAQVYTVGHSASISVNYKTYEKDANGNIIYNKNLTAGGNRLKRSVQYDGISHGNDKVLTYDYRMADESDRSSGMIYGPINYDFSTMQAEVSVLYPTGTLFNEQFCTFAGRTSSNRAPLFGSDGYIGYQNVMVQEGENGGNGSTQYYFTTYPDQVVSGLSQSISKAYKRGKLLKVVKKDNAGNVKYAMENHYTSDNANEHGVAGLFLVEYSENNVQDYLDVFKAPYWGIIRSEWFYLSESVETYYHDNGNVIDTTFYVYGNPVHAQLTEVKKRRSDGKLLQTHYYYPSDHPSGITTSSAVVNSLISENRQVKLKVEKKVESGIVDGQVENYGSNLLPSDLSMLVDGTYQPGMHFDDYDSYGNLLQVTDKNGITTSYLWGYNSMYPVARIVNIAQADIPSSVKTAVQSHIFTNSTVFSNIQTDLNYLKSQLSSLMNDSRYMVTIYTYKPLVGMTSQTDPGGTATYFAYDSFGRLRTIKDDDSAIKERYTYHYGETGADLTISSTSLTFNSSGGTQSGSVTSTVSWTATDDQTWISVNPASGVNNGTVSITCSANTSTSSRSGVVTLTGGGITKTVTITQEGASLQLSVSPTSLVFNASGETLSCTVTSNGGWIVSSSMSWIVSSIHRGSGNATIQITCPANTSTTREGAITITVPGISKTVNITQSGGINQ is encoded by the coding sequence ATGAAATTTAAATTAACTGTATTGTTTTTAGTGGTATTGTTTAGTTGTCGTTTTGGTTACGCTCAAAGCCTGTTGACCAATCCGGTAATCATACCACCCTCACCTTCTGTTGCTTCTTTTCAGCAACTTGATTTCAGCCAGGTTAATCTGTACAACGGCTTACCATCGGTTGATATCCCCGTTTATGAAATCAATCAGGGTGATTTTAAATTCCCGATCAATCTTTCGTACCATTACAGTGGTTTTAAAGTTGAAGAAGTTGCCGGCTGGCTTGGACTGGGATGGAGTATCAATGCCGGAGGTATGATTTCTCATATTGTTCGGGGGAAGCCAGATGATGACCCTGATTATGGCTATAATTGGGTCCGGGACTATCTGGGAATACCCGATCCTATAGGAAATCCGTCAGCATACAGCAGTTTTACTTCGGGCATATCAAGTGATAAGAACACATTAAGAATGTTTGCCGACGGATTATATGACGGCCTTCCGGATGACTATATTATTAGTGCCAATAACCTTACAGGCTCAATAATTGACCTTGATAATGGGAATTATGTGTCTAATCCCTACAGACATTACCTTATCTATAAGTCGTCAAACCGATGGGATATAACGGATGAAGCAGGGAATAAATATATCTTCGGGCATATCACCGGAGACTCTGATGTGAATTATGGTATGGAAAGGACTTCCTATGAATATTCTAATAGTACCAGTAATATCGCGGAGTCCGAGACTTACACCTCCGGTTGGTTTCTCCGCGAGATAATTACCAATACCGGTGATGTTATACAATTCAATTATACCTCGGAAACGATTGCCAAATTACCTGGAATATCAGAAACCCGTTTCAAACTGTTAGATTTTGCCGGTAGTTGTCCGGAGATGTTTTATTCGGTATCGGAAACAACTTTTATGCCTGTAACTACCTGGAAGTTAAGTTCGATTGATAGCCGGAGTTGTCATATTTCATTCTACAGTAATACAGCGAGAAGTGACAGAATCACAGGATCGAACTCCTGTTCATTAGATTCAATTGTCATAAAAGATTCTCAGAATAAGCGGGTTAAGAAATTTAGTTTCGATTATGATTATCTGGGTAATACCGGTAACAATGAAACCTGTCGGCTTGTATTAAAAAGAGTAACTGAATCGGGAAGTGACGGACAGGTATTAAAACCACCTTATATATTCGGGTACGATGAGAGTGTAACGGTTCCTTCTTATTCTTCCAAATCACAGGATTTCTGGGGTTTTTATAATGGCAAGACCAACACCACCTTTACGCCGTCCAATATTCCCAACAGTTCTTATAATGCATATTTCCAGGGATACGCAAACCGGAATCCCGATGCTAATTACAGTAAACTTGGACTTTTGACCAGTGTTACACTCCCGACGAAAGGAGAGATATCTTATACGTATGAGCCCAACGATTATGGGTATGTAAAGGGAGAAGCCAATCCGTCTGTACCGGTTGCTTCCGGAACAATTACTTCGACCGCAGCCGTACCGGAAGGCTCGACAACCCTTGCCGTGAATAAAATGATAACCCTTGCCGATGACCAGACGGTTGTTGTGAATTTTGCCATAAGCAACAATGGTTATCCCCTGGAAGAGGAAGGAGAAGTGAGGATTAGCCCTGTAAAATCAGTGTTTCCTCCAATATTTAGTGTCAAACAGAATAATACGAGTGGAGTGACCGAGCTAGCCTTGTCTGCAGGGGTTTACTGGCTCACTGCTCAGGTTTATACTGTGGGACACTCTGCTTCCATTAGTGTTAACTACAAAACTTACGAAAAGGATGCAAACGGAAATATTATTTACAATAAGAATCTGACAGCAGGAGGGAACAGGCTGAAACGATCCGTTCAATACGACGGAATCAGTCACGGGAACGATAAAGTACTGACGTATGATTATCGTATGGCCGATGAATCCGATCGGTCCAGTGGAATGATTTACGGCCCTATCAATTATGACTTTAGTACAATGCAGGCCGAAGTATCGGTATTGTATCCTACCGGAACTTTGTTTAATGAGCAGTTTTGTACGTTTGCCGGGAGGACCAGTTCAAATCGTGCCCCGTTATTCGGTAGCGACGGCTATATCGGCTACCAAAATGTAATGGTACAGGAGGGCGAAAACGGGGGAAACGGTAGTACACAGTACTACTTCACAACTTATCCTGACCAGGTTGTATCGGGCTTGTCACAATCCATCAGTAAAGCATACAAACGGGGTAAACTACTGAAAGTTGTCAAAAAAGATAATGCGGGAAATGTGAAGTATGCCATGGAAAACCACTATACCTCCGATAATGCCAACGAACATGGAGTTGCCGGGCTATTTTTGGTGGAATACAGTGAAAACAATGTCCAGGATTATCTGGATGTATTTAAGGCACCTTACTGGGGCATCATCCGAAGTGAATGGTTTTACCTGTCTGAAAGTGTGGAGACCTATTATCATGATAACGGGAATGTTATTGACACCACTTTTTATGTTTACGGCAATCCGGTACACGCACAGTTGACTGAGGTAAAAAAACGAAGAAGTGATGGTAAACTGTTGCAAACCCACTATTATTATCCTTCCGATCACCCATCCGGTATTACGACCAGTTCTGCTGTGGTAAATTCTTTAATATCGGAAAACAGGCAGGTGAAGCTGAAAGTAGAAAAAAAGGTTGAATCCGGAATAGTCGACGGGCAGGTGGAGAATTACGGAAGCAATCTTCTGCCTTCTGATTTGTCGATGCTGGTAGATGGTACTTACCAGCCGGGAATGCATTTCGATGACTACGACAGCTATGGCAACCTGCTACAGGTGACCGATAAGAATGGGATAACCACTTCGTACTTGTGGGGATACAACAGTATGTATCCGGTAGCCAGGATTGTAAACATTGCCCAGGCAGATATTCCTTCATCGGTAAAAACAGCCGTGCAGAGTCACATATTTACCAATAGTACCGTTTTCAGTAATATCCAGACGGACCTTAATTACCTGAAGAGTCAACTGTCCTCGCTGATGAATGATTCGAGGTACATGGTCACCATCTATACCTACAAGCCCCTGGTTGGCATGACTTCTCAAACCGACCCGGGCGGTACTGCCACTTATTTTGCATATGATTCCTTTGGTCGGTTAAGGACGATCAAGGATGATGACAGTGCTATTAAGGAAAGATATACCTATCACTATGGTGAAACCGGAGCAGATTTAACCATTTCTTCAACGAGCCTGACTTTTAATAGCAGCGGAGGCACACAGTCAGGTTCAGTAACTTCCACTGTTTCCTGGACCGCTACTGATGACCAGACATGGATATCGGTGAACCCTGCCTCGGGGGTTAACAATGGAACAGTTTCAATCACCTGCTCTGCCAATACCAGCACCTCCTCCCGTAGCGGAGTAGTTACTCTGACTGGCGGAGGGATTACAAAAACGGTAACAATTACACAGGAGGGGGCGTCTTTGCAATTGAGTGTGTCCCCCACTTCGCTGGTTTTTAATGCAAGTGGAGAAACGTTATCGTGTACTGTGACTTCCAATGGCGGATGGATTGTTAGCTCAAGCATGAGCTGGATTGTATCCAGTATCCATCGTGGCAGTGGTAATGCGACCATACAGATCACTTGTCCTGCCAATACGTCAACCACCCGGGAAGGGGCAATAACCATTACTGTGCCGGGAATCAGCAAAACAGTAAATATTACTCAGTCTGGTGGAATAAATCAATAA
- a CDS encoding DUF6443 domain-containing protein produces MGTRYKLMLLLIGIFWIENTYGQSSTQNYIATETVLVSGKTTESSVDPLSYTQKRTHLEYFDGLGRLSQTNDYKASGDGSKDLITPVRYDTYGRQAKDFLPFGKARNMAFLSAPSDTVAADWTGYYGTTDDDYAYSQKRFESSPLNRVLEVSAPGNIYRTGGGHTVNYEYDTNSANEVRCYTVNISDVLNLSAGYYAAGTLFKTTTWDENNAQSDNTSRTVEYKDKQGRVVLKRSYIGTTAFSTYYVYNDRNLLCCVIPPKATADDGSVSSTELDQLCYQYKYDGWKRMKEKKLPGAGWEYLIYDKRDRLVLSQDAKLRAVSSTRYHYTLYDNLNRPVEAGLCTESTAYATLRTNVSNSSNYTPASRTSEVYTYYDNYTVPSTWGYPYASIYTDQTQTNNVRGLVTGVKTKVLNTGAWLYTVNYYDKYGRLLQQFQRNPEGGYNRVSTAYNFTGDPVKRQTYHRKTSSSTAITINEEYGYDHMRRPTYVKYGYNTTSLTTVAQFTYDELGRMSKKELHNGYQDIDYAYNIRGWLTQINNPTATVSNSKLFAMKLYYNTDMTGTLGGGAQYNGNISGTMWRLSGNSKKGYGFTYDGLNRLTVADYGTYSGSWANTSAYDLNPVVYDKNGNITNLTRKNSGGNNRESLGYTYAGNRLSSISGTYNGISDNGNFGYDANGNMTSDGLRGLTVTYFDELNLPKQYYQNSTNKVDYTYDAGGNKWSKTATVSGTASTTLYDGTFIYENGSLKKVLTSEGYYDPSAGLYYYYLKDHLGNTRLTFHYSGSTAVVDQEVEYYPFGSLFTENNLDKNKYLYNGKELNDEFFENYDYGARFYDAELGRFHTQDAFAEKYYDFSPYQYGANNPVLFIDINGDSIQATPDAILAIYHSLDQNANVKFDVKNGTIDPESFRDQAEYSDDIVLKDLYEIASNEHMVEVNISDKETYKDSEGNIQSNEFQTPTDFDIRDLGPETAQQLRNLGERDGKTIEGNLGVTLLPGNESLSGKRSQDGNIQVIINGKGTLNHRAVGVAHEFVHVVLYLRGLPHGHGKPGVDEAIKKRTNVVMKRLGYDY; encoded by the coding sequence ATGGGAACAAGATATAAATTAATGCTATTACTGATTGGTATTTTCTGGATAGAAAATACGTATGGTCAGAGTTCAACGCAGAACTATATCGCAACGGAGACGGTGCTTGTATCAGGAAAAACCACTGAATCATCTGTAGATCCGCTTAGCTATACTCAAAAACGCACCCACCTGGAGTATTTTGATGGTCTTGGACGGTTATCACAAACTAACGACTACAAAGCTTCAGGCGACGGGAGTAAAGATTTGATCACTCCTGTCCGCTACGACACTTATGGCCGTCAGGCAAAGGATTTTTTGCCTTTTGGCAAGGCCCGGAATATGGCTTTTTTGTCGGCTCCCTCCGATACAGTGGCCGCTGATTGGACCGGTTATTATGGTACAACGGATGATGACTATGCATATTCGCAGAAACGTTTCGAATCGTCTCCGCTTAACAGGGTCCTGGAAGTGTCGGCCCCGGGAAATATCTACCGGACAGGAGGGGGGCATACGGTGAATTATGAATATGATACCAATAGCGCAAATGAAGTGAGGTGCTACACGGTAAATATTTCAGATGTGCTGAACCTGTCTGCGGGTTATTATGCGGCAGGGACATTGTTTAAGACCACTACCTGGGACGAGAACAATGCGCAATCGGATAACACAAGCAGAACGGTAGAGTATAAAGACAAGCAGGGACGTGTTGTGTTGAAACGTAGCTACATAGGTACTACCGCCTTTTCGACGTACTATGTTTACAACGACCGAAACCTGTTATGTTGCGTCATTCCTCCGAAAGCAACTGCCGATGACGGAAGTGTTAGCTCCACGGAACTGGATCAGTTGTGCTACCAGTATAAATATGATGGCTGGAAACGGATGAAAGAGAAAAAACTTCCCGGTGCGGGATGGGAATACTTAATCTATGATAAGCGTGACCGGTTGGTATTGAGCCAGGATGCCAAATTGCGGGCGGTGAGTTCTACCCGGTATCATTACACGTTGTACGATAATTTAAACCGCCCGGTGGAGGCAGGGCTTTGTACCGAATCGACTGCCTACGCCACCCTGAGAACGAATGTGAGCAACAGCAGCAATTACACCCCGGCGTCACGTACCTCGGAAGTTTATACGTATTACGACAATTATACTGTACCATCAACGTGGGGGTATCCCTACGCTTCGATTTACACAGATCAAACCCAGACGAACAATGTCAGAGGGCTGGTAACGGGAGTGAAAACCAAGGTGCTGAATACCGGTGCCTGGCTTTATACGGTGAACTACTACGACAAGTACGGTAGGCTACTGCAACAGTTCCAGCGCAACCCGGAAGGAGGTTACAACCGGGTATCGACGGCTTACAATTTTACCGGCGACCCGGTTAAGCGGCAAACTTACCACCGGAAAACTTCGTCATCGACCGCTATTACGATTAACGAGGAGTATGGTTACGACCACATGAGGCGGCCTACCTATGTGAAATACGGTTATAACACGACTTCACTGACGACCGTTGCACAGTTTACCTACGACGAGTTGGGACGGATGTCGAAGAAAGAGCTTCACAACGGCTACCAGGACATCGACTATGCCTATAACATCCGCGGATGGTTGACCCAAATTAATAACCCCACAGCCACGGTAAGCAACAGCAAGCTGTTTGCCATGAAGTTGTATTACAACACGGATATGACCGGCACCCTGGGAGGAGGAGCGCAGTACAACGGCAACATCAGCGGAACCATGTGGCGGTTGTCGGGCAACAGCAAAAAAGGGTACGGTTTTACTTACGATGGACTGAACCGGCTGACCGTAGCCGATTACGGCACCTATTCGGGAAGCTGGGCGAATACCAGCGCCTACGATTTGAACCCGGTCGTATATGACAAGAACGGGAACATTACCAACCTCACCCGGAAGAATTCCGGAGGTAACAACCGGGAAAGTTTAGGCTATACCTATGCAGGTAACCGACTTAGCAGCATCTCCGGTACCTACAACGGGATCAGTGACAACGGCAACTTTGGATATGATGCAAATGGGAACATGACCAGTGACGGGCTGCGCGGATTGACGGTTACTTACTTCGATGAATTGAATCTTCCGAAACAGTACTACCAGAATTCCACGAATAAGGTCGACTACACATATGATGCCGGGGGTAACAAGTGGAGCAAAACAGCTACTGTTTCGGGTACTGCCTCTACTACGCTTTATGATGGTACCTTTATTTACGAGAACGGCAGCCTGAAAAAGGTGTTGACTTCCGAGGGGTATTACGACCCGTCGGCCGGGCTGTACTACTATTACCTGAAAGACCACCTGGGGAATACCCGCCTAACCTTCCATTACAGCGGTTCCACGGCGGTAGTCGACCAGGAGGTTGAATATTACCCGTTTGGCAGTCTGTTTACAGAGAACAATCTGGATAAAAATAAGTACCTTTATAACGGTAAAGAGTTAAACGACGAGTTCTTTGAAAATTATGATTACGGGGCTCGGTTCTATGATGCGGAGTTGGGACGGTTTCATACGCAAGATGCCTTTGCTGAGAAGTATTATGATTTTTCTCCATATCAATATGGTGCTAATAATCCAGTACTTTTTATTGATATCAATGGCGATAGCATTCAGGCAACACCAGATGCGATATTGGCTATTTACCATTCATTAGACCAAAATGCAAATGTTAAATTCGACGTTAAAAACGGGACTATTGATCCGGAGTCCTTTCGAGATCAAGCTGAATATTCAGATGATATCGTGCTCAAAGACTTATATGAAATTGCAAGCAATGAACATATGGTGGAAGTGAATATATCTGATAAAGAAACTTATAAGGATAGTGAAGGAAACATTCAAAGCAATGAATTTCAAACGCCGACTGATTTTGATATTAGAGATCTTGGGCCAGAAACTGCGCAACAATTGAGAAATCTAGGTGAACGAGATGGAAAAACAATAGAAGGAAATCTTGGTGTCACTTTATTACCCGGTAATGAATCATTATCAGGTAAAAGATCTCAGGATGGAAACATTCAAGTAATAATTAATGGAAAAGGCACTTTAAATCATAGGGCTGTTGGTGTAGCTCATGAGTTTGTACATGTTGTTCTCTATTTAAGAGGATTGCCTCACGGACATGGAAAACCAGGTGTGGATGAAGCAATCAAAAAACGTACTAATGTTGTAATGAAACGACTTGGATATGACTATTAA